A genomic region of Zea mays cultivar B73 chromosome 6, Zm-B73-REFERENCE-NAM-5.0, whole genome shotgun sequence contains the following coding sequences:
- the LOC100277760 gene encoding uncharacterized protein LOC100277760: MQSRGSRDRMEEPQPACRSFSLPTTARSAANPLHAFPAEKERDTRHIILLLYYTATATAHPPPPPVQVRIWNLHARVVVVVVAQHPELLRPGGGSVVAYSNDDDRRRRRRRLVGAAGAEGRLGRAPRQVRGHQRLRLRLRPQRALVAPAAAPRGHAACAVPGRRPAPTTAAAPEAEEGALLLLAMVVTRPRRAVQCSLRTKHLLCSALLLIIMLLNLGFLHSSVHAKESFSVWTMRS; encoded by the exons ATGCAGAGCAGAGGCAGCCGGGATCGAATGGAGGAGCCTCAGCCGGCCTGCCGGTCCTTTTCCCTTCCAACCACCGCGCGATCTGCCGCAAATCCTCTCCATGCTTTCCCAGCGGAAAAGGAGAGAGACACTAGACACATTATCCTGCTGCTATACTATACCGCCACCGCAACAGcccacccgccgccgccgccggtgcaAGTTCGTATTTGGAACTTGCATGcccgcgtcgtcgtcgtcgtcgtcgcccaaCATCCTGAGCTGCTCCGCCCTGGAGGAGGATCCGTGGTCGCCTACAGCAACGATGATGACcgccggcgacgacgacgacgacttgttGGTGCAGCTGGTGCCGAGGGACGTCTCGGACGGGCTCCTCGGCAAGTTCGCGGACACCAGCGCCTTCGACTTCGACTACGGCCGCAGCGGGCTCTGGTCGCCCCTGCTGCTGCGCCCCGAGGCCATGCTGCTTGCGCAGTCCCCGGCCGCCGGCCGGCGCCcacgacggcggcggcgccggaAGCGGAGGAAG GTGCTCTGCTGCTGCTGGCGATGGTGGTGACGCGACCGCGACGTGCAGTGCAGTGTTCCCTACGGACGAAACatctgctctgctctgctctgctcttAATAATAATGCTGctgaatcttggatttcttcatTCTTCAGTACATGCAAAAGAGTCATTCTCTGTATGGACCATGAGAAGCTGA